AAAGATAAAAGCAAAGGTGAACAACATGGCAGGACTTGCAACCGTGGCAAAAATTGCGGGTGAAACAGTAGGTCAGGAATTTCTGATCTTTACTTTAGGCGACGAAGAATACGGCATTGATATCCTGAAAGTGCAGGAAATCCGCGGTTACGATCAGGTAACCCGCATTGCTAACACGCCTGCGTTTATTAAAGGTGTCACCAACCTGCGCGGCGTTATCGTGCCTATCCTCGACCTGCGTGTGAAGTTCGCGCAGGAAGATGTGATTTACAATGAAAACACCGTGGTGATCGTGCTGAACTTCGAAAACCGCGTCGTCGGGATCGTGGTAGACGGCGTATCCGACGTGCTTTCTCTGAGCCAGGATCAGATCCGTCCGGCGCCGGAATTCGCGGTGACCATGTCGACGGAATACCTGACGGGGCTGGGTTCGCTCGGCGACCGGATGTTGATTCTGGTGGATATTGAGAAGTTGTTGAGTAGTGAGGAAATGGCGCTGGTTGATAGCGTGACGAAAATTTAAGTCTTTAAAGTCAAGGTCGTGGGCTCGCCGCCCACACTGGCCCAGAGACCCGCAGTCGCGCGGGCCTCTGGACTCCACGCTCTTTTCACTGCGCGCTATCGCAGGTATGACGGACATGTTCTGTCACCGCCGCGTGTGGCGCAAAATCTTGCCGCGTTGCGGTGCCTTCTCTCGGTCCTGAAGCCTACGGTCTTCAGGCCGCTCCGTTCAGCAAGATTTTTAATCACGCCATTCCCGATCGAATAAAACCTTCGTTCTGATTCTTTCCCAAAATCCAATGCGGAAGGGTGTTGTCTTGCTCCTTCCCCTGCGAAGGGGAAGGCCGGGATGGGGTATTAATGGCATTTCCGAACTGACCCTTTTTTTTGCGCCTCCGCTAACTCATTGATTTAAAATACTCACTAAACCTCTCAAAAAAAGAGGGTATTTCTCCCCAAACAGGGATAATCTTTTGCACTTCAATGCGTAACCCTGAAAACCCAACTGTTCACTGCCGTACAGGCAGCTTAGAAAATCAGGGTGTGAACGTGATGCAGGAATTTGCTGTTCACTGCCGTACAGGCAGCTTAGAAAAGAGGGACTGAGCCGCGAAGAAACCATGGAGTGTTCACTGCCGTACAGGCAGCTTAGAAAAACCTCACGCACGAACCAGATGGCCGTAGAGTGTTCACTGCCGTACAGGCAGCTTAGAAAAGATTGACCATGCGTAAGTAACACCAGCAATAGTTCACTGCCGTACAGGCAGCTTAGAAACGAACGAGTCCAAAGATGCTCGGTTCCTTCGCGTTCACTGCCGTACAGGCAGCTTAGAAATAATGATTCATACCAGTCAAATCCATCCAGATGTTCACTGCCGTACAGGCAGCTTAGAAAATCACAGCAGCTGACGTTAAAAAAACAGTGCGGTTCACTGCCGTACAGGCAGCTTAGAAAGCTCTCAGCGCCGTTTTAAGTAGAGTTGAAAGGTTCACTGCCGTACAGGCAGCTTAGAAAGATCACCGCATCGCCGTAACCAAGGATTAATTGTTCACTGCCGTACAGGCAGCCGCTTGCAACTTACTGCAAACGATAAAACTCCTTGGAAGCAGTATCTCATCTCCGCGATTTGCCCATTTTTAATGTGTGGATATCCAGTTATTGTCTGCTCGCTGCGGCAAAATCCGCAGTCGGGTGTAGGAACCTGATGTGCTAGATAGTGCATTTCACATGCGCTACGTTTTGTTTCATCATTGAAAGTGGATTTAAAACACTTCTGTTATTATCAATGGTGACTCAGACGAGGCAGCTTTCGGGCTGATCGAAAACTCCAGTACATCGATTCCTACCCTCGTCTGGGTTACCACCAAATGTAGGAATTTGGGTGGTAGCGCGTGATACGGCTCTCTGGAAATCAACAAATGACTATCACTAATAATTCTGAAACATCCCCCGATTCATGGACGCTCACCGATCGCTGCCGTTTGCTGGCGAATGCGCTGGTGAACCCGCAAAACAGAGGTTCGCAGGACAGACTTTGCATCATGCTGCAAAACGAGCTCGAATACCTTGAAGCGACGTTATCGCAACCCATTCCCGAGCACCGCAAGAATTTGGGGATCCCGATGGACGACGGCTTATTTGACTACGCCGATCTCGAACCCGATGAACTTTGCGATCAGTGCATGGCGCTGAATTTCACCCTGATGACGCTGCATGACAGAAAGATAAAAGAGATCATCACGTATATCTTGTGGGAACGGTTCGAGATGCTGCGCTGCTCGCTGTATGCCTCCGGTGAGGTGATCGCATGAACAAAGACTGGCATCAGGCCGATATCATTGCGGCAATCAAAAAGAAGGGCACCACAATGGCGGCAGTCTCACGCCGCGCAGGTTTAAGCTCTTCGACGCTATCAAATGCCTTAACCCGCAAATGGCCGAAAGGTGAAAGACTGATCGCTGAAGCGATTGGCGTAAAAGCCGAAACCATCTGGCCGAGCCGGTACACCGAAATAAAATAAAACTAAGAACGGCTCCTTCCCCTGCGAAGGGGAAGGCTGGGATGGGGTATTAATGACAACTCCGAACTGACCCTTTTTTGCACCTTCTCTAACTCATTGATTTAAGTAGTGCGCGCAAGCTAATAAAAAAAGAGGGTATTTCTGCCCAAGCAGGGATAACCTCTTGCCGTTCAAAGCGTAAACCTGAAAACCCAACCGTTCACTGCCGGACAGGCAGCTTAGAGAGTTGCGCGAGCTCTTTCCTCAGATGTTCCGCACGGGAATACCGGAGGAAATTGTGGTAATTGTGGCAGGAACACTGAGTGAATTTCACTCTGTTTCAGAAGGAAATAAGCCCGCGCGGCGGGCCTTCTTACTATCTGATATTTTATTTTTGAACCTGAAATGTTATCCGATCCACATCGTCATCAATGGTGATAAACCTGCCGCTATAAGAAACTGTCAGCCTGTTATCATTATTAATCTGAATATCCTTTATTTCACCCATTCCTGATATTAATGGATCAAGCTCTCTTAACTGCTTTGCTATTTCCTGATCGCTGGCATTTATTTTTTCATGAACGTAATAACGATAAGTGATCGGCACCGTTGCGCCGCCGATATTGCGCTCAGTCATATAAAGCCAGTGATCGCTATTTAGTTGCGATACGGCTCTTAATTCATCTGGCGTGTCGTCCTGTTGATTAAGCAGGTAATAACCACCCACCATGACCAACAAATAAGCCGTTAAAAAGTAGTGACCCAGCTTAATAGCCGCTTTGAATTGCATACGCTATGCCCTCCCTAATGTTTCGCTGATCTGTGGGATCGTCACCATATGGAGGTTTTTCATGCCATTTCCCCCACTTGGGTTCTGATGTGCCTGCGCGGCCTTGCGCGAATCCAGCTCCCATTAGAAGTATTTCTGAAGGAATGCCAGCCGCCGTGCCTATTGCGCCATAATGAAAGTTTCCAAACGCCTGCCATTCACTTTTTTTCTGTTTATAATCCCACGGCCCGCCGTTGCGAACTTTTTGATAAAACCAATAATATGTCCCAGCTGTTGCCATATTCCGTGACATTCCTTTCTGCCTGGCCTCCCTCATATGATCTGTCACTATATTAGAACCCGGATTTGATAATGGTACTGACGCCATTTAATAAACTCCCTCTTATTTAAAATCCCTGCGCATTATGTGATTTTACGCCTAAAAATGAATATTTAGGAGCACGAACTATGGATAAGGTCGTTATCAGCACTAACGCTGAATTCACTGTTCACTGCCAGTTAGTGAGCTAAAAATAACTGTAACATTTAAAACCGTCTGAAGAATGCTTTAGAGATTTGAGTCAGTCAAAAAGCCATTTACCCGCTCGTGCGGAATCAGCAAGCATCTGAAGAGTTAAAGGGACAGGTTCTTCGTAATCACTGCCACATGAACAAAATGCAAAGATTGAAAATCCTGATGCTTCTGCTGGCCAGTATTTCTCGAAATCAAAGTTAGCGGGATCTACTTTGAATTTATCAAAATACTCTTTCATGATGTCGTCACCTGTTTCACACGCCCACACATAATCGCCGGTAGAAAGACTTGTATTAATAGTGACAGGCCAGCGTTTTTTAGAAAAGAAACGGGGCTGATTAAAGCGTTCATTGTACCAGTCAATGATGTCCTCATTGCTTACCATAGGCGGTCTTTCTCATTGGCAATCGTGTTGTAGCGGTTCGTCTCTTTTTAGGCAATGTTAGCTTAATTATCCTCAGCTAACCCTCTTTTCTGAGATATCTCTAACACATTGATTTTAAATCTCCGAATCACCCATCAAAAAAAGAGGGTATTTCTCCCCAAACAGGGATAATCTTTTGCACTTCAAAGCGTAACCCTAAAAACCCAACTGTTCACTGCCGGACAGGCAGCTTAGAAAGAGGACTTCAAACAGAAGTAATGGTGAAATGGGTTCACTGCCGGACAGGCAGCTTAGAAATCAAGGGGAAGCGACAGCAGTTGGCTCTCCTCGTTCACTGCCGGACAGGCAGCTTAGAAAGGGCCGCCGGTGTTACATGTTCGCCATCATCCGTTCATTGCCGTACAGGCAGCTTAGAAACACAGGTAAATATCATTAAGCTTTTGAATTTACGGGAGTACGGGCATAGGCAAAGCCACTTGCGCGACCTCAGAGGGATCATTTACCGAAGAGACTGATTTAGCAACAGAATCTGTCGCAAATTATCTATAACCAGACTGACGCATCCGGGCAGTGACCCCGGACTTGTCCAACCGCTCACACACCAGGAGTAAACACCTGGCATTCAATAATGGAGATATATGAAAGCAATAATGACAGTAGACAAACTTGAATTACGCAATATTAAGTCAATACGAGATTCTGGAAAAATAGGACATAACTTTGATCTGGTCGCAAAGTTGAAAGTTCAGTCACGCTCTATGGGCGCATTTTCTGGCGAAGGTATTGATTGTCCAGATTTACAATGGATTGAAACAGTAGATTGGTACAAGTTAGATACTAATACAGACAAATGGATCCACGTAGGAACTAATCCTAATAATAAAGATTTATACAAAGCAAACCCAAAATCGCAAACATTTAAAACCTGGTGGGAAGAGTATCGCTACGCATTTGCAAGGAATACGAAGGGGTTTCCTGCCACACTTAAAAATGCTCATGAACGTGATGTAAAACATTGGATCGCACGTAACGGCTTTGAGTGGGAACTTCCGATCAGGGATATACCAAGTATGAGTTTGATGGGAGGGTCTGGTGGCGGGGCTGGAGCCAGTCTCGTTATTGGCGACACCCGCCGCCGGGTCATTCGTTTCGAGTTAGGTTTTACTGGATGTTCATATCGAATATATTGTGCACAGATACTTGAAACAAGGGATGGAAAACCTAGCATTAATGCTTTTATTCAAAGAAAATTATCAAACATGGATTTGAATAACCAACAAAATTTTATAGACTGGAGAAAGTCATCACGTTTTCCTCAGTGCATGAGTTAAATGCGTCAACGCCATTCAGGATGGGGCAGGCAACTTAGAATGGCATTAGGCCTTAACCCGCCCTTTTTATTTGGTTCACTGCCGTACAGGCAGCTTAGAAAAACAAGAAGGTCAGAAGTCTGACTGTTATTCAGTTAACTGCCGCACAGGCAGAAAAATCCCCATTCTCTCGTCATAGATACATTTAATCGAACAAGTTAATTAATCCACTAATACATTGCCCGGGATGTTAATTGAAAATATCACCTCTAAGAACATACAAAATATGAATATATTAATGCGTTGATGTTTCCGTAAATAGGTTTATTTTAATCCCGTTATTAAAATTGAAGGGAATTCAAAATGACTAACGCATTGATGCCTGCAGAGCTAAAAACGATTCTCCACTCCAAACGTTCGAATATTTATTACCTGCAATATTGCCGTGTGTTGGTTAATGGCGGGCGGGTTGAATATGTCACGGAAGAAGGGAAACAGTCGCTGTACTGGAATATCCCCATCGCCAATACCACTGTCGTGATGCTGGGAACCGGAACGTCGGTAACGCAGGCGGCGATGCGTGAGTTTGCCCGTGCGGGTGTGCTGGTCGGGTTCTGTGGCGGCGGCGGAACGCCACTTTATTCGGCGAATGAAGTTGAAGTGAATGTCTCCTGGCTGACGTCTCAGAGTGAATACCGTCCGACGGAATATCTTCAGCAATGGGTTAGCTTTTGGTTCGATGAACAGAAACGACTGGCAGCCGCAGTGGCGTTTCAGAAAGTGCGCAGTGAGCAAATTCGTAAACACTGGTTAAGCGCAACGCTGGCACGTGAAGACGCTTTCCAGCTGGATACCGCCCGTACAGAATCCCTGTTGCAACGGTTTGAGCAAAGCCTGTCGCAGTGCCAGAACACGGGCGAATTGATGGGGCAGGAAGCCGTGCTGACAAAAGCTTTATATAAGCTGGCCGCGACGGCAGCGCGCTATGGAGACTTTACGCGGGCAAAACGCGGCGGCGGTGTTGACGTCGCTAATCGTTATCTCGATCACGGCAACTATCTGGCGTACGGGCTGGCTGCAACGGCGGTCTGGGTTATTGGCCTGCCGCACGGTCTGGCGGTCATGCATGGCAAAACACGGCGCGGCGGCCTGGTATTTGATGTCGCCGACTTAATTAAAGATGCACTGATCCTGCCACAGGCTTTTATTGCTGCCATGAACGGCGAAGATGAGCAGGAATTTCGTCAGCGTTGTCTGAGCAATTTCCAGCGTGCGGATGCGCTCGACATTATGATTGAAACGGTGCAGAACGTTGCACATGAAATAAGCCAGCAACCATGAATATATTACTGGTATCCGAATGTAATAAAAAAGCGCTGACCGAAACGCGGCGGATCATCGATCAGTTTGCTGAGCGCAAGGGCGAGCGGACGTGGCAAACGGCGATAACCATGGAAGGGCTGAATACATTAAGGCGAATACTCAAGAGAACGGCGCGCAGAAATACGGCGGTGGCCTGTCACTGGATCAAATCAAATAATCAGACAGAAGTGCTTTGGGTTGTCGGAAATATTCGTAAGTTTAATGATAAAGGCTCGGTACCCACTAATACGACGCAGCGGGATATAGTA
The Rahnella variigena genome window above contains:
- the cheW gene encoding chemotaxis protein CheW, whose amino-acid sequence is MAGLATVAKIAGETVGQEFLIFTLGDEEYGIDILKVQEIRGYDQVTRIANTPAFIKGVTNLRGVIVPILDLRVKFAQEDVIYNENTVVIVLNFENRVVGIVVDGVSDVLSLSQDQIRPAPEFAVTMSTEYLTGLGSLGDRMLILVDIEKLLSSEEMALVDSVTKI
- a CDS encoding DUF1493 family protein, whose translation is MVSNEDIIDWYNERFNQPRFFSKKRWPVTINTSLSTGDYVWACETGDDIMKEYFDKFKVDPANFDFEKYWPAEASGFSIFAFCSCGSDYEEPVPLTLQMLADSARAGKWLFD
- a CDS encoding helix-turn-helix domain-containing protein, yielding MNKDWHQADIIAAIKKKGTTMAAVSRRAGLSSSTLSNALTRKWPKGERLIAEAIGVKAETIWPSRYTEIK
- the cas1f gene encoding type I-F CRISPR-associated endonuclease Cas1f: MTNALMPAELKTILHSKRSNIYYLQYCRVLVNGGRVEYVTEEGKQSLYWNIPIANTTVVMLGTGTSVTQAAMREFARAGVLVGFCGGGGTPLYSANEVEVNVSWLTSQSEYRPTEYLQQWVSFWFDEQKRLAAAVAFQKVRSEQIRKHWLSATLAREDAFQLDTARTESLLQRFEQSLSQCQNTGELMGQEAVLTKALYKLAATAARYGDFTRAKRGGGVDVANRYLDHGNYLAYGLAATAVWVIGLPHGLAVMHGKTRRGGLVFDVADLIKDALILPQAFIAAMNGEDEQEFRQRCLSNFQRADALDIMIETVQNVAHEISQQP
- a CDS encoding polymorphic toxin type 44 domain-containing protein, which translates into the protein MATAGTYYWFYQKVRNGGPWDYKQKKSEWQAFGNFHYGAIGTAAGIPSEILLMGAGFAQGRAGTSEPKWGKWHEKPPYGDDPTDQRNIREGIAYAIQSGY